The proteins below come from a single Drosophila suzukii chromosome X, CBGP_Dsuzu_IsoJpt1.0, whole genome shotgun sequence genomic window:
- the LOC108019195 gene encoding tRNA (34-2'-O)-methyltransferase regulator WDR6 — translation MVLISDAFGLDVYPNGILVGHGDQAVLYSSKAKVEMPVRLREGKVRGFAWSSLSHLHRLLLLYSENEYSLILCTTSSEKEHFQLVYEGETKDWINAGMFLDDNDSESTHKRRFVLHTSHSAILYLEYDLNTNADCKVLQLARCTDSSILYYTKLHGNSYDKLAIISGNAFGELLIWQTQFPIESQAETIMKTYPLLLRLPAHNGVIHSIDFNLDSQLLVTTSDDRSVKFWNIQKSGDWTTAKIKPIFSCFGHSSRVMCVEIFEIDGQMLVASGGEDSYICIWSLSGELLLKRRQHFGAPIWRLGFSKDACTLYSTSSTGNLVGQSLKEVLNRTRNSPTMLSNLGEANEFVRNLKFVTNEIIVGLSSSNRLYYTRILPDSSHENNWLMVKDFPSYKRTVLEVFDGIIATCGHRRISLHRYNPQTNDFDQLFDGIRMKGTIRSFQFLSRDLYLVSDNLGYCLLLKTHQLCIDSHIALFNNREPWITAALLISEKYLLLGNREGHVMLYYRSSTENDFQLKDTIKHLHGNMGSNFFKLLNLNDEYAHVVSGGHEAFLKYLQVRLTDCSLHVSQRESIPLAWVEASPSEDLILGFNDNHIVAWSRQYDVLLQLACGGGNRCWDFRLSDNQLCIAYVKQKRVLFYRNSLYNKVANEIKDIQPNTWHTRNCNTIRLLAHKNQSFPYIVSAGDDNIIKVTKVMNDSLFQCAELHSHISTVRCLQTYLYKSKEDSRTWLIFSVGGRSQLCISQLSIDMSHRCHITELSTHTLQNVMETSSKTSTIEARLMAIDIAQHSVEKYFSIYVAGADGNISHYLWNAEDPCQLNLKTFVDLKRCPLSIQWISGQEILLVSTSSGEVYGFDQELQTICVQLQLHVTGINTIDIYVDKNLLHILSGGDDENIKYTVLNLDTKDVEYKTEFLGLHNAQVNALAIHCPTKKIEGSEMYAYTCSIDRQIYRIDLKTRQYNRVGYTCISDVKGMLIDEYQRMYFYGCGLQIKCN, via the exons GAAAAGTTCGTGGATTTGCGTGGAGTTCCTTAAGTCATTTACATAGATTATTATTGCTTTATAGCGAGAATGAATACTCCTTGATTTTATGCACCACCAGTTCTGAAAAGGAACACTTTCAACTCGTTTACGAGGGCGAAACCAAAGACTGGATTAATGCAGGCATGTTCTTGGATGATAATGATAGCGAATCAACTCATAAAAGGCGATTTGTTCTGCACACATCGCATAGTGCCATCCTATATCTGGAATATGATCTTAACACCAATGCGGACTGCAAAGTTCTGCAATTAGCTCGATGCACCGACAGTTCCATACTCTACTACACCAAATTACATGGTAATTCCTATGATAAACTGGCAATAATAAGCGGAAACGCCTTTGGAGAACTATTGATATGGCAAACGCAGTTTCCTATTGAATCTCAAGCCGAAACTATCATGAAAACATATCCCCTGCTTTTGCGTCTGCCAGCCCATAATGGCGTGATACACTCCATCGATTTCAATTTGGACTCTCAACTATTGGTAACCACATCGGATGATCGTTCGGTGAAGTTTTGGAATATACAGAAATCTGGAGACTGGACAACCGCCAAGATCAAGCCCATCTTTAGTTGTTTCGGTCACAGTTCACGTGTAATGTGTGTAGAAATCTTTGAAATAG ATGGTCAAATGCTTGTGGCTAGCGGAGGTGAGGATTCCTACATCTGCATCTGGAGTTTATCTGGCGAACTATTATTGAAACGCCGTCAACACTTTGGGGCACCTATTTGGCGGCTGGGCTTCAGTAAGGATGCATGTACCCTATATAGCACCAGCTCCACCGGTAATTTAGTCGGTCAAAGCCTTAAGGAAGTTCTCAATAGAACCAGAAATTCCCCTACCATGCTGAGTAACTTAGGCGAAGCCAATGAGTTTGTTAGAAACCTAAAGTTTGTAACGAATGAGATAATTGTGGGGTTGAGCAGCTCGAATCGATTGTATTACACCCGAATATTGCCGGATTCCTCTCATGAGAATAACTGGCTTATGGTTAAGGATTTTCCGTCGTACAAACGTACTGTCCTAGAAGTCTTCGATGGCATTATTGCCACCTGTGGTCATCGCCGAATAAGCCTTCACAGATATAACCCACAAACCAATGATTTCGATCAACTTTTTGATGGCATCAGGATGAAGGGCACCATACGCTCATTTCAGTTTTTAAGCAGAGATCTTTATCTTGTGTCCGATAACCTGGGCTACTGCCTGCTGCTAAAAACCCACCAGCTTTGCATAGACTCGCATATTGCCCTTTTCAATAACCGTGAGCCTTGGATAACAGCGGCTTTGCTCATTTCCGAAAAGTATCTCCTGTTGGGCAATCGTGAGGGGCATGTCATGCTTTACTACCGTAGTAGCACCGAAAACGACTTTCAATTGAAGGACACAATTAAGCATTTACACGGCAACATGGGCTccaatttctttaaattgctCAATCTCAATGATGAGTATGCCCATGTTGTGAGTGGTGGTCATGAGGCTTTTCTGAAGTATCTCCAAGTTAGATTGACGGACTGCTCGCTGCATGTGAGCCAACGCGAAAGTATCCCATTGGCTTGGGTCGAAGCATCACCATCCGAGGACTTAATCTTGGGATTTAATGATAACCACATTGTTGCCTGGTCCCGACAATACGATGTTCTTTTGCAACTGGCTTGCGGCGGTGGAAATCGATGCTGGGACTTCCGACTGAGCGATAATCAACTTTGCATAGCATATGTCAAGCAAAAGCGTGTGCTTTTCTATCGCAATTCGCTCTACAATAAAGTCGCTAATGAGATTAAAGACATACAACCCAATACCTGGCACACACGCAATTGCAACACCATTCGACTGCTTGCCCACAAGAATCAATCATTTCCCTATATTGTCTCGGCTGGCGATGATAATATCATAAAAGTCACGAAAGTAATGAATGATTCCTTGTTTCAATGTGCTGAACTGCACTCTCATATCTCAACTGTTCGTTGTCTGCAGACATATCTCTATAAATCAAAAGAGGACTCAAGGACATGGCTTATTTTTTCAGTTGGAGGACGATCACAACTGTGTATTAGCCAACTAAGCATAGATATGTCTCATAGGTGCCACATTACAGAGCTATCCACTCATACCCTGCAAAATGTAATGGAGACATCATCTAAAACGAGTACCATCGAGGCCCGACTCATGGCAATTGATATCGCCCAGCATTCTGTTGAGAAATATTTCTCCATATATGTTGCTGGCGCTGATGGAAACATAAGTCACTATCTCTGGAATGCAGAAGACCCCTGCCAActcaatttaaaaacttttgtaGATCTAAAAAGGTGCCCCCTAAGCATTCAGTGGATCAGTGGCCAGGAAATATTATTGGTCTCAACATCAAGTGGAGAAGTTTATGGTTTTGATCAGGAACTACAAACAATATGTGTGCAACTTCAACTCCATGTGACGGGTATAAATACCATCGATATATATGTGGATAAGAATCTCTTGCACATATTGTCGGGCGGAGATgatgaaaatattaaatacacAGTACTCAATTTGGATACCAAAGATGTGGAGTACAAAACCGAGTTTCTGGGTCTTCACAATGCCCAAGTAAATGCTTTAGCCATACATTGTCCCACCAAAAAGATTGAGGGATCTGAAATGTATGCCTATACCTGCAgtatagatagacagatctaTAGAATAGACCTCAAGACCCGCCAATACAATAGAGTTGGATATACGTGCATATCAGATGTTAAAGGAATGCTTATTGATGAATATCAGcgaatgtatttttatggatGTGGCTTACAAATTAAGTGTAACTAG